Proteins co-encoded in one Papaver somniferum cultivar HN1 chromosome 5, ASM357369v1, whole genome shotgun sequence genomic window:
- the LOC113280956 gene encoding LOB domain-containing protein 31-like → MFRRVSYIQLFSTYFDVPRFQIGYAASTADRQKIEARITDSTRTFEVNAGVNEPLFGAIGVLLALHQLMGEEVNRFETITGEGVNVTPAGTMNHFVLKDSEKIEQQHRACPSCTYLPQKCKVDCPFVRFFEACVSRDFIREFYTVLCGSTAVLPDHSNLQSADEWNKAGITAEALEFENKARVHDPVYGTTGIILSLYKNWWNLNHHVRLLEQRDRSVQNFPTVQIGSCNIPTDKGKGIVTPESTNECSTIAEWMDMEDDDESLYSREEVLKNYMEFQQEVALIQPLPQE, encoded by the coding sequence ATGTTCAGAAGGGTGTCTTACATTCAACTGTTCAGTACATACTTCGATGTACCAAGATTCCAAATAGGATATGCAGCTTCCACTGCTGACAGACAGAAAATTGAAGCCCGTATAACGGATAGCACGAGAACATTTGAAGTAAATGCTGGAGTGAATGAACCTCTTTTTGGGGCAATAGGAGTCCTTTTAGCACTACATCAACTTATGGGGGAAGAAGTTAACCGCTTTGAAACCATTACAGGCGAAGGTGTGAACGTTACTCCAGCAGGCACTATGAATCATTTTGTCCTAAAAGATTCAGAGAAAATTGAACAGCAACATCGAGCTTGTCCATCATGCACCTATCTACCGCAAAAGTGCAAGGTGGATTGTCCATTCGTTCGGTTCTTTGAAGCATGCGTATCTAGAGATTTCATCAGAGAGTTTTATACAGTACTTTGTGGCTCAACAGCTGTGTTGCCTGATCACTCTAATCTTCAGTCAGCTGATGAATGGAACAAAGCGGGTATAACGGCTGAAGCCTTGGAATTTGAAAATAAGGCTAGGGTTCACGATCCAGTTTATGGGACAACAGGAATAATTTTATCATTGTACAAGAACTGGTGGAACCTTAATCACCATGTTCGTTTGCTTGAGCAACGAGATCGGAGTGTGCAAAATTTTCCTACTGTTCAAATTGGTTCTTGCAACATTCCTACAGATAAAGGCAAAGGGATTGTGACCCCAGAATCCACAAATGAATGTAGTACTATTGCAGAATGGATGGATATGGAAGATGATGATGAGTCTCTTTACAGCAGAGAAGAAGTGTTAAAGAATTATATGGAGTTCCAACAGGAAGTTGCATTAATCCAGCCTCTACCACAAGAATGA